The DNA region TCACTGTCACCACCTTCATACCCTTATCTTTCGGACTCATGTCTGAAGGTAGGTGGGATGATTCCAGTAAGAGGTCAGAAGTAACCACTAAATAATTATTTCCAAGATCAATGAGTGCAGCGTCGTCACTGAGACTTTTAAAATAAAATTCATCAAAAAAAGGAGAATTAGGTTGAAGAGCACGACTCCGCAAGAGGAGTCGTTTAATAAGCTTTTTCTCACCAATATGAGATATTTTAAGATTTTCCGGATTTTTATTATCTTTAGAAGGCATTATCTTTAAAGGGCCTCATTAACCCTGTCTTTTATTATGGAAACGATTTTTGGATCAGGACCCAATGGGTTGGTGTAGATTATCTCCCCGTGGAAGTGTATCTCCTCTGTTTCCCCGTGGTCGTGGTCGTGTCCATGCTCATGGCTGTGTTCATGGGTTTCATCACCATTGTTCAATCCCAGAATGCGAGGGATGTCCTCGGTGGTGTGCACTCCAGGAGCCAGGAACACCGGGGTTACCACAATCTTTTCCACACCCATCTGGGCCAGTTTATTGATGGATGCAGGGATGGATGGTTTGTTCATGTTCATAAATCCTACTTCCACTGGATTATCACTTTCCTGCCTGTAAATCTCTGCTAACTGGCTTAGAACATCTTTACCATAGGGTAGTCGACTGCCGTGGCCCACTAACACGATCCCTATCTTACTGTTTGAGTTTGAATTTGTAACCATAGGATATAACTCCTTCATCGCCTTCTTCTCTAATTTTTCTGAATACTAGCTCTACTTCCTGACCTATTTCAATGTCATCGGTGTTACAATCCACTATTTGGCTGGTGATTTTGGCTCCTTCTTCT from Methanobacterium sp. Maddingley MBC34 includes:
- a CDS encoding hypothetical protein (PFAM: CbiX), whose protein sequence is MVTNSNSNSKIGIVLVGHGSRLPYGKDVLSQLAEIYRQESDNPVEVGFMNMNKPSIPASINKLAQMGVEKIVVTPVFLAPGVHTTEDIPRILGLNNGDETHEHSHEHGHDHDHGETEEIHFHGEIIYTNPLGPDPKIVSIIKDRVNEAL